In Falco biarmicus isolate bFalBia1 chromosome 5, bFalBia1.pri, whole genome shotgun sequence, a single genomic region encodes these proteins:
- the CD86 gene encoding T-lymphocyte activation antigen CD86 isoform X5 → MEVCIFFLYAMILLPGIAASVHQVKSFLNHTAYLSCYFPNSQKTDIKDLRIFWQKDNEVVHEVYYGQEKHDNLSPKYINRTKMDMDKWTLQLLNAEIVDEGQYMCIIQQREKESARVIHTSECLLNVIANYSQPEIAQLHSGELKPNEYLNLSCSSSGGYPKPKQMTWLISHENKTRRFMHHTDISQDAVTKLYNVTSKLSITVPANTLTNISCLLHLGEQLGSLVSVPLGIEIQGEEIKQMKINFFGPLIAVIVLITILLGFVILKKNRNTSSTDQSKLLLLIQLNCPSSRRLCSL, encoded by the exons ATGGAGGTCTGCATATTCTTCCTTTACGCTATGATACTTCTCCCAG GTATTGCTGCCAGTGTGCATCAGGTGAAGTCATTTCTCAATCACACTGCATATCTATCCTGCTATTTTCCAAACTCTCAGAAAACTGACATAAAGGATTTAAGAATATTTTGGCAAAAAGACAATGAAGTGGTGCATGAAGTATACTATGGCCAGGAAAAACATGATAACCTTAGTCCTAAATATATAAATCGCACCAAGATGGACATGGACAAATGGACCTTGCAATTGTTAAACGCAGAAATTGTGGACGAGGGACAGTATATGTGTATTAtacagcagagagagaaagaatcaGCAAGGGTCATACACACATCTGAGTGCTTACTGAACGTCATTG CCAACTATAGTCAACCTGAGATAGCACAGCTGCACAGTGGGGAGCTAAAGCCCAACGAATACTTGAATCTTTCCTGTTCTTCCAGCGGAGGTTATCCAAAGCCCAAGCAGATGACTTGGCTAATttcacatgaaaacaaaacacgcAGGTTTATGCATCACACGGACATCTCACAGGATGCTGTAACAAAGCTGTACAATGTTACTAGCAAGCTGAGTATCACAGTTCCTGCAAACACCCTCACTAATATTAGCTGCTTGCTTCACCTcggagagcagctggggagcctTGTCTCAGTGCCACTAGGCATAG AGATACAGGGGGAAGAAATTAAGCAAATGAAGATAAACTTCTTTGGCCCACTTATAGCTGTGATTGTACTGATCACaattcttctgggttttgtgaTATTGAAGAAGAATAGAAATACCTCATCTACTGACCAGAGTAAGTTATTACTTCTCATTCAGCTCAACTGTCCCTCAAGTCGCAGACTTTGCTCCTTATAA
- the CD86 gene encoding T-lymphocyte activation antigen CD86 isoform X1: MFLLVRSILECFAACETESLEKAISIMEVCIFFLYAMILLPGIAASVHQVKSFLNHTAYLSCYFPNSQKTDIKDLRIFWQKDNEVVHEVYYGQEKHDNLSPKYINRTKMDMDKWTLQLLNAEIVDEGQYMCIIQQREKESARVIHTSECLLNVIANYSQPEIAQLHSGELKPNEYLNLSCSSSGGYPKPKQMTWLISHENKTRRFMHHTDISQDAVTKLYNVTSKLSITVPANTLTNISCLLHLGEQLGSLVSVPLGIEIQGEEIKQMKINFFGPLIAVIVLITILLGFVILKKNRNTSSTDQSKLLLLIQLNCPSSRRLCSL, from the exons atgtTTCTGTTGGTGAGATCCATACTGGAGTGTTTCGCTGCCTGTGAGACAGAAAGCCTGGAGAAAGCAATAAG CATCATGGAGGTCTGCATATTCTTCCTTTACGCTATGATACTTCTCCCAG GTATTGCTGCCAGTGTGCATCAGGTGAAGTCATTTCTCAATCACACTGCATATCTATCCTGCTATTTTCCAAACTCTCAGAAAACTGACATAAAGGATTTAAGAATATTTTGGCAAAAAGACAATGAAGTGGTGCATGAAGTATACTATGGCCAGGAAAAACATGATAACCTTAGTCCTAAATATATAAATCGCACCAAGATGGACATGGACAAATGGACCTTGCAATTGTTAAACGCAGAAATTGTGGACGAGGGACAGTATATGTGTATTAtacagcagagagagaaagaatcaGCAAGGGTCATACACACATCTGAGTGCTTACTGAACGTCATTG CCAACTATAGTCAACCTGAGATAGCACAGCTGCACAGTGGGGAGCTAAAGCCCAACGAATACTTGAATCTTTCCTGTTCTTCCAGCGGAGGTTATCCAAAGCCCAAGCAGATGACTTGGCTAATttcacatgaaaacaaaacacgcAGGTTTATGCATCACACGGACATCTCACAGGATGCTGTAACAAAGCTGTACAATGTTACTAGCAAGCTGAGTATCACAGTTCCTGCAAACACCCTCACTAATATTAGCTGCTTGCTTCACCTcggagagcagctggggagcctTGTCTCAGTGCCACTAGGCATAG AGATACAGGGGGAAGAAATTAAGCAAATGAAGATAAACTTCTTTGGCCCACTTATAGCTGTGATTGTACTGATCACaattcttctgggttttgtgaTATTGAAGAAGAATAGAAATACCTCATCTACTGACCAGAGTAAGTTATTACTTCTCATTCAGCTCAACTGTCCCTCAAGTCGCAGACTTTGCTCCTTATAA
- the CD86 gene encoding T-lymphocyte activation antigen CD86 isoform X4, which produces MACLLLLKAVKHTEVLVHGKSIMEVCIFFLYAMILLPGIAASVHQVKSFLNHTAYLSCYFPNSQKTDIKDLRIFWQKDNEVVHEVYYGQEKHDNLSPKYINRTKMDMDKWTLQLLNAEIVDEGQYMCIIQQREKESARVIHTSECLLNVIANYSQPEIAQLHSGELKPNEYLNLSCSSSGGYPKPKQMTWLISHENKTRRFMHHTDISQDAVTKLYNVTSKLSITVPANTLTNISCLLHLGEQLGSLVSVPLGIEIQGEEIKQMKINFFGPLIAVIVLITILLGFVILKKNRNTSSTDQNVSLAV; this is translated from the exons ATGGCATGCCTCTTGTTGCTAAAGGCTGTGAAGCACACAGAAGTTCTAGTGCATGGGAAAAG CATCATGGAGGTCTGCATATTCTTCCTTTACGCTATGATACTTCTCCCAG GTATTGCTGCCAGTGTGCATCAGGTGAAGTCATTTCTCAATCACACTGCATATCTATCCTGCTATTTTCCAAACTCTCAGAAAACTGACATAAAGGATTTAAGAATATTTTGGCAAAAAGACAATGAAGTGGTGCATGAAGTATACTATGGCCAGGAAAAACATGATAACCTTAGTCCTAAATATATAAATCGCACCAAGATGGACATGGACAAATGGACCTTGCAATTGTTAAACGCAGAAATTGTGGACGAGGGACAGTATATGTGTATTAtacagcagagagagaaagaatcaGCAAGGGTCATACACACATCTGAGTGCTTACTGAACGTCATTG CCAACTATAGTCAACCTGAGATAGCACAGCTGCACAGTGGGGAGCTAAAGCCCAACGAATACTTGAATCTTTCCTGTTCTTCCAGCGGAGGTTATCCAAAGCCCAAGCAGATGACTTGGCTAATttcacatgaaaacaaaacacgcAGGTTTATGCATCACACGGACATCTCACAGGATGCTGTAACAAAGCTGTACAATGTTACTAGCAAGCTGAGTATCACAGTTCCTGCAAACACCCTCACTAATATTAGCTGCTTGCTTCACCTcggagagcagctggggagcctTGTCTCAGTGCCACTAGGCATAG AGATACAGGGGGAAGAAATTAAGCAAATGAAGATAAACTTCTTTGGCCCACTTATAGCTGTGATTGTACTGATCACaattcttctgggttttgtgaTATTGAAGAAGAATAGAAATACCTCATCTACTGACCAGA ATGTCAGTCTAGCAGTCTAG
- the CD86 gene encoding T-lymphocyte activation antigen CD86 isoform X2, whose protein sequence is MACLLLLKAVKHTEVLVHGKSIMEVCIFFLYAMILLPGIAASVHQVKSFLNHTAYLSCYFPNSQKTDIKDLRIFWQKDNEVVHEVYYGQEKHDNLSPKYINRTKMDMDKWTLQLLNAEIVDEGQYMCIIQQREKESARVIHTSECLLNVIANYSQPEIAQLHSGELKPNEYLNLSCSSSGGYPKPKQMTWLISHENKTRRFMHHTDISQDAVTKLYNVTSKLSITVPANTLTNISCLLHLGEQLGSLVSVPLGIEIQGEEIKQMKINFFGPLIAVIVLITILLGFVILKKNRNTSSTDQSKLLLLIQLNCPSSRRLCSL, encoded by the exons ATGGCATGCCTCTTGTTGCTAAAGGCTGTGAAGCACACAGAAGTTCTAGTGCATGGGAAAAG CATCATGGAGGTCTGCATATTCTTCCTTTACGCTATGATACTTCTCCCAG GTATTGCTGCCAGTGTGCATCAGGTGAAGTCATTTCTCAATCACACTGCATATCTATCCTGCTATTTTCCAAACTCTCAGAAAACTGACATAAAGGATTTAAGAATATTTTGGCAAAAAGACAATGAAGTGGTGCATGAAGTATACTATGGCCAGGAAAAACATGATAACCTTAGTCCTAAATATATAAATCGCACCAAGATGGACATGGACAAATGGACCTTGCAATTGTTAAACGCAGAAATTGTGGACGAGGGACAGTATATGTGTATTAtacagcagagagagaaagaatcaGCAAGGGTCATACACACATCTGAGTGCTTACTGAACGTCATTG CCAACTATAGTCAACCTGAGATAGCACAGCTGCACAGTGGGGAGCTAAAGCCCAACGAATACTTGAATCTTTCCTGTTCTTCCAGCGGAGGTTATCCAAAGCCCAAGCAGATGACTTGGCTAATttcacatgaaaacaaaacacgcAGGTTTATGCATCACACGGACATCTCACAGGATGCTGTAACAAAGCTGTACAATGTTACTAGCAAGCTGAGTATCACAGTTCCTGCAAACACCCTCACTAATATTAGCTGCTTGCTTCACCTcggagagcagctggggagcctTGTCTCAGTGCCACTAGGCATAG AGATACAGGGGGAAGAAATTAAGCAAATGAAGATAAACTTCTTTGGCCCACTTATAGCTGTGATTGTACTGATCACaattcttctgggttttgtgaTATTGAAGAAGAATAGAAATACCTCATCTACTGACCAGAGTAAGTTATTACTTCTCATTCAGCTCAACTGTCCCTCAAGTCGCAGACTTTGCTCCTTATAA
- the CD86 gene encoding T-lymphocyte activation antigen CD86 isoform X3 — protein sequence MFLLVRSILECFAACETESLEKAISIMEVCIFFLYAMILLPGIAASVHQVKSFLNHTAYLSCYFPNSQKTDIKDLRIFWQKDNEVVHEVYYGQEKHDNLSPKYINRTKMDMDKWTLQLLNAEIVDEGQYMCIIQQREKESARVIHTSECLLNVIANYSQPEIAQLHSGELKPNEYLNLSCSSSGGYPKPKQMTWLISHENKTRRFMHHTDISQDAVTKLYNVTSKLSITVPANTLTNISCLLHLGEQLGSLVSVPLGIEIQGEEIKQMKINFFGPLIAVIVLITILLGFVILKKNRNTSSTDQNVSLAV from the exons atgtTTCTGTTGGTGAGATCCATACTGGAGTGTTTCGCTGCCTGTGAGACAGAAAGCCTGGAGAAAGCAATAAG CATCATGGAGGTCTGCATATTCTTCCTTTACGCTATGATACTTCTCCCAG GTATTGCTGCCAGTGTGCATCAGGTGAAGTCATTTCTCAATCACACTGCATATCTATCCTGCTATTTTCCAAACTCTCAGAAAACTGACATAAAGGATTTAAGAATATTTTGGCAAAAAGACAATGAAGTGGTGCATGAAGTATACTATGGCCAGGAAAAACATGATAACCTTAGTCCTAAATATATAAATCGCACCAAGATGGACATGGACAAATGGACCTTGCAATTGTTAAACGCAGAAATTGTGGACGAGGGACAGTATATGTGTATTAtacagcagagagagaaagaatcaGCAAGGGTCATACACACATCTGAGTGCTTACTGAACGTCATTG CCAACTATAGTCAACCTGAGATAGCACAGCTGCACAGTGGGGAGCTAAAGCCCAACGAATACTTGAATCTTTCCTGTTCTTCCAGCGGAGGTTATCCAAAGCCCAAGCAGATGACTTGGCTAATttcacatgaaaacaaaacacgcAGGTTTATGCATCACACGGACATCTCACAGGATGCTGTAACAAAGCTGTACAATGTTACTAGCAAGCTGAGTATCACAGTTCCTGCAAACACCCTCACTAATATTAGCTGCTTGCTTCACCTcggagagcagctggggagcctTGTCTCAGTGCCACTAGGCATAG AGATACAGGGGGAAGAAATTAAGCAAATGAAGATAAACTTCTTTGGCCCACTTATAGCTGTGATTGTACTGATCACaattcttctgggttttgtgaTATTGAAGAAGAATAGAAATACCTCATCTACTGACCAGA ATGTCAGTCTAGCAGTCTAG